CACTGCAGTGATGGTAACCAGTTTCTTGCACAAAGGCACCGAATCTGTCTGCAATGCTGTCTGGGGTGTCTGTCACACACTTGCTCTGAATGGGGATGGCTTTCCTGTGCTGTACCTGCCAGCTGCGTGTAGCTCTGTGGGAGAGCCTTGGCATCTCACATAACACTACAGGCTTCCAGCTGGACACCAAATAGAGTAACTGCCCGGAATTTGATTAGGCAGTGTGTGGAGGAAAATCATCATCATAGTCAATGGAGATCTAGTCAACCTAGCTgatgaaaaagacaaacactTAGCTGTCCCTGTGATACAGGACACCACTTGGTCAGAGGCCACTGTCGGCTgccaagaaaataataaataaggaGAGGTGCAGTTGTCCTGAACAAGCTTGGACAACCTCTGGCACCTCAAATGTCATCAGGTATTTCATCTGAACAGCTCACTCCTGACCTACGTCTTCATTAATTACCATGGGAGCTGAGACAAGGAATTTACATGCAGGTGCCTCTTTAATGCCCACCTGAACTGAGGCAAGAGGAATCCCACCTCCTGGAGCTTTGTGGTAGGCATGGCAGAGAGCTGAATCCCCTTCCATTGCTAACAATGGAGGCGCAGGATGAGATACTTCAATTGACTCAGCTGActcccttccctcagcagtGGCAAAGGAGATCCCTGCCTGTCATTGCCTAGGTGTCCTGTCTAACaataggacaaaaaaaaaaggacatttttagaCATCGCTGGAAAGAAGTGTCTCTTTCCAGCTGAGGGAGGGAACATCAGTGATGACAtcagcctgtttcacagcaggttcccctggagccccagggacacctggagggagcccagaggggacagaggaagagacactttgggctggtccctctgctgctgggggcggagggagctgatggcaagtgggcagcgctgcagagagacagctctgcccaggagcagctcctctgcagagcgcaacagggctgagggcactgcctgcaagtagcaaggggagaggagccaggcagagagaggttaaaggcagtgtggggtgggaggacaGTTCTGAGCTTGCTCATGGAGAAATCTTCACAACTTTTGCCACAATAAGTCTTTGGCAGCAGGGCAATGCAGATGAGTATCCTGGAGGGATCTTGTAGAGCTGGCACATCCCGTGACTGATAGGACCTGTCAGGATGTCTGACTTGGCTTCTCTGGTGTGGAGAAGGAGGACgtgctccagagcagggctaACCTTCTGCACTGCCAGAGGTAAAATGCATGACGGCTGCCTTCTCCCAGGGATGGCTCCAGAGGTGTCAAGGTGAGAGTGAACCCAGGACTGTTCTTcagagcagggtccctgcaccccaggggtcATTGTGCTGGGGCAAGGACTCTGCTGCCTGCTagggtcagcactcagcctgtCCAGGGAGCTCCTTatggtgctggggggggaggaagctgtgggtggaaggagtgacccctggcagggcaggcagggtcCTTCAGCTTTTGAGAGGGTGCTGCACAGTtcagggctgctcacagctccagatcACCCCTAGGGCATTTCCAAGGGGACttttcaagaggaaaatcaAGATGGGGATTGAGTAAAAGGGAAAGATTCTGTGCTTTGAGCTTTCTCCTCCTGGTTGGCTGGGGAGGCAGTGGGAGATGGGAGtttatttctctgctctgtAGAAGGCACTCAGATCCCAGCTCTCATTAGAACTTTTCTGAGTTTCCTCTGAGaccctgcacacacagagatgctcgactgtctgtctttctcctggctccttctgcagcagcactgtggcatttctgcctttttcctctcctgtctttgCTCACCTTGTTCTTATCACTGGACCTTCTGGGATGGGATGTGGGTTAAGTGCAGTTCAGAGACCAGTCCTGTAGGTCCTGCAATGCAGATGTATCCATGGGAGTAAAGTATCCAAGTCTTCTCCTAGTCTGCGGGTTCAGAGCAATGCAAATGAGTGGATTCTCCTTTCAGGACACCCCAAATTTAGGATATTTGACTCCTTCCCCAGGGGttcctgctgggctgcaggctgccctcCAGAAGCAAACACCTCTCCCATAACATCTCTCTGTTATCTAGCAGTCCCATGGACAAGACACCTCGCTGCTAATGTTATGGAAATGCTGCTCATCGTCTGTATGCAGGCAGCTGTGGTGAGCCCTGTGTGTCCCTCATTGGGAGGACAGAGCTGAGATCCTCCTCAGGTATGATGAGATGGGGTGGGAGGTTTGGCGATCTGCACTTGGAAACTGGattcctctgctctcagcagtgtgCAGTTTCTGGTCAGGGGAACATCGCGGGGTGATCGTCCTTCAGCCCAAAGGtgtgccagcacagggcagctgagagcagggcTGATGGACAGTCCAGCTGTCCTCACTCTAACTAAGGGACAGTCCCTTTGCCTCTTGGGATCCTCAAGATTTCACTTGGAGTGCAGCAGAAAAGCCAAGGatttctgtcttaaaaacaaTCCCCAGATGTGGTGGGGCAAGTAGAACAGAAGACACAAACCAAAATCCCCTcagctctgttctgcagagAGGTGAACTGGGAGTGACAATGCTGAAAAGCTCTTCGATATCACAAGTGGACTCAATCTGAGATTACCCCATGTTCCTATTCACCTATTGCTGTAGGGCAGGACTGAGTTCCTGCAGAGCCCACAGCAGAGCCTCCTGCTCCAAGTGACACCATCAGCCTGCACCAACTACAGCTCGTGAAAGGGACCTGCCAAAAGTCTTTCTGAAAGGGGTGAGACTGTTTGGCAATTTCTATGAAAAACTGAATGTATTTTGTGCAGAGAAGTCTCCCCTAATCTgtcactctctttttttcctatgacaGTTCCCCATGCCCAGAGGCAGTAgatgtccaacagcagctccatcacccacttcctcctcctggcattcGCAGACAcatgggagctgcagctcttgcacttctggctcttcctgggcatctacctggctgccctcctgggcaaTGGCCTCATCATCATCACTGTAGGCTGTGACCACcgcctccacacccccatgtacttcttcctcctcaacctctccctTCTTGACATGGACTCCATCTCAACAACTGTCCCCAAAGCCATGGCCAATTCCCTCTGGCACACCAGGGACATCTCCTATGCAGGATGTGCTGCAcaggtctttttctttgtcttcttaaTGGGAGGAGAATATTGTCTTCTCACCATCATGGCCTATGACCGCTacgttgccatctgcaaacccctgcactatgagaccttcctgggcagcagagcttgtgtccacatggcagcagctgcctggggcagtgggTTTCTcaatgctctgctgcacacggccaatacattttcactacccctctgccaaggcaatgccctggaccagttcttctgtgaaatcccacagatcctcaagctctcctgctcagatACCTGCCTCAGGGAAGTTGGGATTATTGTGGTTAGTGCCTGTTTACTTTCAGggtgtttcattttcattgtgCTCTCCTATGTAcagatcttcagggctgtgctgagaatcccctctgagcagggacggcacaaagccttttccacgtgcctccctcacctTGCCGTGGTCTCCCTGTTTATCAGCACTGTAGTGTTTGCCTACATGAAGctgccctccatctcctccccatgCCTGGATCTGGTGGTGACCGTTCTGTACTCGGTGgtacctccagcagtgaaccccctcatctacagcatgaggaaccagGATCTCAAGGAGGCCATTAGGAAACTGATTTCAGGGACATTTTTCAAGAGTGAGAAGTTTACATCCTCTCTGCACAAACGACTCCCATAGCATCTGATTccattccattttttttgtttgtttgtttggtactttaaataattttatttttcattattgctcTTGTCATTGTCATTCATAGTTTTTATGTTCCTACAcaaatgtttgcatttgtgtCACTACACCTGAGACATGTATCTACTTTGTGTCACCTGCTTCccttataaaaatatatctaacAGTAGCTCAGAGTAACCTCATTGTACCATCTCTgtaataaaatgggaaaataaaataaaatagaaaagctttGCATACTGATCTATCAAGCCTGAATAAGCAAACTAAAGGACACCAGCTCATCACAAGGACCATAAGAACAGCCCTGACCTCGAAAGAAGGACTTTGCTTCTGGGAAGCTTAGAGCTGTCCATGAAGGATAAAGGATATCCCTGGAGAACCAAGGTACCGCCAGCTTCCTAGCCCCTCTGACACAGCTTTGAAACCCTCCCAGTTTCTGGTGTCACAGCTGCATTTTAACTATCACAAGACCAACCCCAGGGACATCTGGATCAATAGACCAGCAGCCATAATGCTGATGGGTGTTGGTGCTGCAGAAATATAGTTGCTTTGTGAAGTTCTACTCTGAGTAGTAATCAGTACTCTGTGTGTTAATTAGTGATTAGTCAAATTGTGTTGCACCTGAGTGCTTGAACAGCAGATGAACCCTGTGTAAAACCACTTTTGGGGTACCCCAGTTGAGCTGGGACACCTCCTGCACATAACTAACTATTTACAC
The nucleotide sequence above comes from Nyctibius grandis isolate bNycGra1 chromosome 34 unlocalized genomic scaffold, bNycGra1.pri SUPER_34_unloc_2, whole genome shotgun sequence. Encoded proteins:
- the LOC137677053 gene encoding olfactory receptor 14C36-like, which produces MSNSSSITHFLLLAFADTWELQLLHFWLFLGIYLAALLGNGLIIITVGCDHRLHTPMYFFLLNLSLLDMDSISTTVPKAMANSLWHTRDISYAGCAAQVFFFVFLMGGEYCLLTIMAYDRYVAICKPLHYETFLGSRACVHMAAAAWGSGFLNALLHTANTFSLPLCQGNALDQFFCEIPQILKLSCSDTCLREVGIIVVSACLLSGCFIFIVLSYVQIFRAVLRIPSEQGRHKAFSTCLPHLAVVSLFISTVVFAYMKLPSISSPCLDLVVTVLYSVVPPAVNPLIYSMRNQDLKEAIRKLISGTFFKSEKFTSSLHKRLP